A segment of the Salminus brasiliensis chromosome 5, fSalBra1.hap2, whole genome shotgun sequence genome:
tattctagaacagtggacAGGGgaaacagtctagaacagtgtgagttggGAGAACATTGGAGAACATTATGAATGGAGTAtggtattctagaacagtggacAGGGgaaacagtctagaacagtgtgagttggagaacattgtagaacatgAATGGAGAAtgatattctagaacagtgtgaatagggaAATAGGGTTGGTTCTAGAACAATTTCCCAAGTGACCCTAGAAAGCTTGGGTTTGTTGGGGTTTGCTGGAGAACTCTGGAGAACGCTGAGATCTGGGCTTTAGGCTGTTCTTGGCTATTTGCTCTTTATGTTTTTGGAGGTTGTTTCCATATGCATGTATACTGGAGTaattacacatatatatgtatacgtATGTAGTAATGAATGCAACAGGGTAATGGCGTATGGTCTGTTGTGGAATGTACCtaatgtgtgtctctctctctctctctctctctctctctctctcctgtacACAGCTGAAGCCCACCCTCTCGCAGCTCCATGCTGACCTGAAGTCGTTCGAGCATCACTTCGAGTGGCTGAACAAGGTGACACGGAAGCACCAACACAGCACAGCGCCGAAGCTGGGAGAGATGATCTCACACATTAAGAGTCTGATCAACTCGCTACATCGCCAGGTAGGTCCAGAAGCCAACAGTCTTAAAAGAACGGTTCTTCAAGGGTCCTTCAGAAcctccaagaaccatttagctGTTTAAAATAGTCAGCTCTTAGCACTGATAAACAGCATATAAACATTAGTCTATTGGCTCCAtcctgcctaataatgccaggcgtgggctagaggggtgtaaagccccccagcattgaggagctgtggagcagtggaagagctgtgttctctggaatgatggtggtggtggtggagctccatccagtacttttgggatgagttgaggagttggggatgatgaggtggggaggtgatcatcatccaacatcctgacattgcaatgctgctccaagatctagtagacaactttttttaatagccttgatttcagaagaaacaatgacgcGCTGAAGTTATAGCATGGATGGGCTCAATACCGTGccgcagccaatcagagcagagcacatttacataaactaaACCCAGGTCATAAATGTCATTAGTCAAACTGTAGGCCCTTCTGACAGCCCTCTTCTCTCCCTTTTCCTCAGATGTTGCGAGTGGAGGCCCCGCGGATCCCGGTGCCGTCTCCCTCTCTCCCGCCTCATCCCTCGTTCCACTGGGAGATGGACCAGTCGTCCCAGGAGCTCCTGCAGAGGTTCCGGCTTTTCTGTGACTGGGCGGCGCGAGCCTTCCTCAGCCTGAAGTCCAAAACGCAGGCGTGACGGAGCCTCGGCCCGGCATGTCCACAACCCCCAACAGCCGGCCCGGTCCAGTCCAATCCTGTCATCCGCAAACTACTATACATCCACCCCCCGCCGTAACACTACAGCCTGTGGCACGTGTGAGCTGATCAAACGGCGCCGGCGTCGGAAGCCTGCCGGACTCCTGATCCACGTCCACGTCATCCAGAGTTGAACCTTTCTTTCCTCCCTTTCTGTCTGATTTTGCGTTCaactggttttattattatttatgtatttatttatttattgagcagttattatttacttatttatttggtgtcgttatttatttaaatcttttGGGGCGGGGGggcatcttcttttttttttttaagttgagaAATAAAATGTACTGTCTTCCTTTcttcccccctccctctctctctctctctctctctctctcgctctctctgttttttataACTCTCTAAACCCTTAATTTCTTAATTTTACCGAATTAACGTCTTTGCGAGGCTTGTGTTCACATTTTGTTGCCTAGGTTACAATGTTTTGCCACTAGATGTAGCAATATTGCTGGGTGtgtgagttgtgtgtgtgtgtgtgtgtgtgtgtgtgctagagCTGAATGAGAAATTTGTTAGAGCATTAAAGTGTCAAAAAGCACTGACCTAAGATATTGACCTTAGCGGCCTTTCCCTCACTGACTCTTCTTCTTTGCACAGCAGATTCGGGTCCGTAAGCTTCGGATCTCTCGGTTCAGCAAACCTTAAAacaagcaaagaaaaaaaacaagcccaaacCTTTAAAATACTATGTATTGTGATATTGTGATACTCTGGTAATGTACAGATGTACATACACGCGTTCCCGAATGTAAATTGTAATGTATAGCGCAGAtgtgtattatattatagtttTCTATGATATAAAACTCCCATC
Coding sequences within it:
- the il11a gene encoding interleukin-11; the encoded protein is MKLLLDSSSSLLFSVLLAQLPLLTSAFPAHPRRHPPTHADLDKLTNQTRHLQKLTHDLINDQEFDSVIDHHRFKSLPAISGRANDLSSLELKPTLSQLHADLKSFEHHFEWLNKVTRKHQHSTAPKLGEMISHIKSLINSLHRQMLRVEAPRIPVPSPSLPPHPSFHWEMDQSSQELLQRFRLFCDWAARAFLSLKSKTQA